From the Cyclopterus lumpus isolate fCycLum1 chromosome 25, fCycLum1.pri, whole genome shotgun sequence genome, the window CCCCTGTGAACAAGTTAAATTAACTTAAAAGTTGTGAAATATGGAACATATGCACTGTTTTTATATTGATGCATGGACACGTGGGCGTGTAACATTTTATGTGAAAATGATTAACTGGGGCATTTCAATGCCACTATGTTTACCTCGAGGTCGTCCTCTACGATCACAGCCGAGGAATGAGAGAGGGTCTTGAACACCTGGTTGAGAGCCCAGCGGTAATGCCTGGAGATTTTGTAGTAACCCTGAAACTTCTTGTGTTCTGGTCGCACCGCGACGTCCGACAAGTCCGGCTGCTTCAGGTGAATCACTTGATTTCCGTAAGAGCGAATCACCTCAGCAGTTTCGCCGTGTCCACAGTCCTGACTCACTACGATCGGGAAACGCTCCGCAGAAGGACGGAGCTCCAGGAGTTTGTCCAAGCAGCGCCTCACGGTGACCCTGTTACAGGCGATTACCAGGATGGGAATGACAGGCTGACCCGCTACGACCGCCTTGGGCCCGTTTCTGTTAGACGGCTCCCACAGCGACTGCTGGTTCTTGATCTGCAGCAGGATGTTTTTCTGCAGTTCGAGCTCTGCCTCGAACGTGTCCGCCATGCGGAGCACATCTGCCACCACATCATTAGTGGGCCTTTCGGCCACTTCTCTCTGTTCTCGGCCGGGTTCGCCCAGCTGGCCGGGCGGGGGTCTGCCCCAGAGCATTAGCACCAGTATGGCGTTCCAGGTTATAAACAGGAACGTGCCACACAAAATGAGAGAGCCTCGCTTGCGGAGCATGGCACAGAAACTTGGGAGGGGAGGTgggtggagaaggagaacaggGTCTGAATAGAAAGATGTGTCCTTGTTACAGACAACAGGAATGGGAAATGGCGAGGGCAGCCCGTGTACCATCACACGCACATAATCAGAGATCTGGAGCCACACCTTGTTGGCTCACTGTGAAGTTACTGACGCTGTGACACAAAACGCTGTCAATGAGGGCGAAGATGGCCGCAACACGATGAAGGACAGGAGTCATCTTGGAGTAGAGTTTCAATTCTGACAAGATCTTCGACTTTCAACATCCTCTTTCTCCTGAAACAAATAAGGACATTGTGTAATTTCAGAGTAATAAAAATGTTGCAATAAAAGTAACAGCAAAGTGGCAACAGCACTGTATTAAACAAAGGAATGATTTGATCAGCTTATGTTAACGTGCATCTGGTAGGAAGTTGCTTCACGTGAACCGGAGTGATGAATCATCACCAAACGGATCGATGCTCTCGGATCACCTGAACGCCCCAGCCCGCTGCTCGGCAGACAGGTAACACCCGACAGACTGGAGGTACTGTAGCTCCATGCTGCTCTGCAGACAGGTAACACCCGACAGACTGGAGGTACTGTAGCTCCATGCTGCtcgacagacaggtaacacccGACAGACTGGAGGTACTGTAGCTCCATGCTGCTCTGCAGACAGGTAACACCCGACAGACTGGAGGTACTGTAGCTCCATGCTGCtcgacagacaggtaacacccGACAGACTGGAGGTACTGTAGCTCCATGCTGCtcgacagacaggtaacacccGACAGACTGGAGGTACTGTAGCTCCATGCTGCtcgacagacaggtaacacccGACAGACTGGAGGTACTGTAGCTCCATGCTGCTCTGCAGACAGGTAACACCCGACAGACTGGAGGTACTGTAGCTCCATGCTGCtcgacagacaggtaacacccGACAGACTGGAGGTACTGTAGCTCCATGCTGCtcgacagacaggtaacacccGACAGACTGGAGGTACTGTAGCTCCATGCTGCTCTGCAGACAGGTAACACCCGACAGACTGGAGGTACTGTAGCTCCATGCTGCtcgacagacaggtaacacccGACAGACTGGAGGTACTGTAGCTCCATGCTGCtcgacagacaggtaacacccGACAGACTGGAGGTACTGTAGCTCCATGCTGCTCTGCAGACAGGTAACACCCGACAGACTGGAGGTACTGTAGCTCCATGCTGCtcgacagacaggtaggtactGTAGCTCCATGCTGCTCTGCAGACAGGTAACACCCGACAGACTGGAGGTACTGTAGCTCCATGCTGCtcgacagacaggtaacacccGACAGACTGGAGGTACTGTAGCTCCATGCTGCTCTGCAGACAGGTAACACCCGACAGACTGGAGGTACTGTAGCTCCATGCTGCtcgacagacaggtaacacccGACAGACTGGAGGTACTGTAGCTCCATGCTGCtcgacagacaggtaacacccGACAGACTGGAGGTACTGTAGCTCCATGCTGCtcgacagacaggtaacacccGACAGACTGGAGGTACTGTAGCTCCATGCTGCTCTGCAGACAGGTAACACCCGACAGACTGGAGGTACTGTAGCTCGAGGAAGAGCGAGTTGAAATTAGCCCTTACCCCTTCGAGCGCGTCTTCTTTTTAAGCCCATTTCTTCGGTGACAACCAGCGACGGTAAACGACCGGAACCGAGAGGACGTGTCCTCTTGCTAGTTTCCCTGCTACGAAAGCAACTTTGCGCCCCGTTGGTGTCTCTTGTTCCTCTcaaggctggaggaggaggagaagtaaCACGACGACTTCCTGGACAGCCACGGGAAGTCCCGCCCTAACTGTCACCTTGAGAAATGACGTAACCTTTGACGTCGGCTCTGTGGAGCTAATCAAGAAGCAGCCTCTGGTGTCTTGAGCGCGTTCACGCTGCGCGGCGCCGGGATGGGGTCACGAGGAGCGCGCGTGCTGTTCGTTGGAATCGAGGGagattattgaatatttatgttCTTCTAcctgatgaaaacaaaaacataagttaaaaacacacatatgtatgtatgtatgtatgtatgtatgtatgtatgtatatatatatatatatatatatatatatatatatatatatatgtatatagtgtAAATAacactgtatacatacatacagtcagTGGCGgctgtgtgtcctggtgttctcatgttatattaattcttccaacaagtgcttcatgtctcTTACTCCCGTATCTGTCCAtactggatctgtccccgttgccTTATGAAGCAAAATACGGcattagcacgacagcatcTGGCTAGCCAGACcttctggtgtaccggtctctacagaagcttccagaccttctggtgtaccggtctctacagaagcttccagaccttcttggtgtaccggtctctacagaagcttccagaccttcttggtgtaccagtctctacagaagcttccagaccttctggtgtaccggtctctacagaagcttccagaccttctggtgtaccggtctctacagaagcttccagaccttcttggtgtaccggtctctacagaagcttccagaccttcttggtgtaccggtctctacagaagcttccagaccttctggtgtaccggtctctacagaagcttccagaacGCGCAGCTTTTGGAgcagatgactttggcccaaagctgatattaggacgctgattggctaaattatatgtcactcatttatatctttaatcagtaatataggctaaactgcttcttagacgcATGTCTTTTGGGCCAAATCGACCCCAGATATTACTGTATCTAAAAGGTGTCTAAAAATACAGAACATAACAAAgatacagtaaaataaatactatatacatacatatatatttctttatatatatgcatatttttttgtatctgtAGGATTTTTTACCCGTTATATACTTTTTACATTTGACTGTATCTGTTGGGTGTTTCCAGTGGTGAAAAGTAACTTAATAACTTCAAGTACTAAGCCCAATATTTTTGTTAAAATTAGCTAAACTCTGATCAACTACAACATTAACAGTtgtatttcacttttatgcaGCAATAAAAATCCAATCACCAGAGGTGGAAAAACTATACAACCCTAGGTACTAAGGggaaaaattacatttacatgacatgtcatttagctgacgcttttatccaaagcgacttacaataagtgcattaaaccatgagtccaaactcagaacaacaagaatcaagcaagtacaatttcttcaataacgtcaaacaacaaagtgctatcagtaagagacatttaagtgctaccaaagtgttaaactacaaagtgctatcagtaagagacatttaagtgctactaaagtgttaaactacagagtgctatcagtaagagacatttaagtgctattaaagtgttaaactacagagtgctatcagtaagagacatttaagtgctactaaagtgttaaactacaaagtgctatcagtaagagacatttaagtgctattaaagtgttaaactacagagtgctatcagtaagagacatttaagtgctactaaagtgctaaacaacaaagtgctatcggtaagggacaaaAATGCTGATTTTCTTTTGTACACATACTTTGCGTCATATTTCATGTACTGATCttatttattaaagtattaaagtgACTATCTGTCAAATAAATCTAGGCTTGTtgagtaaaaaataaactatttaccactcaaatgtaaaaatataaaggAGCATAATTAAAATACTCAAGTATTGTACCATGAAATGGTACTGTTAAGCACAGTAATGTTAAATTCACTTGCATTCCACCACtgctaataatatataatgacaGTCACATGAGTACAATAACGGTTGTGCTAATGTAAAATATCTAAATGACTTATTCCAGACTATGTGGAAAGAAAACGTGTTCATCTTTCAGTAATTCCTTCAGATTTATACACTTTGTATATTTCCATCTTGTAAGATGTTTTACTTTGACTCCATTCCATGTTTGTAAAAGAAGTGTTTGAGCAAATCGTTTGAGGCTGAACCATAAATGTGTGATTGTAACGTCCACCAGGAGGCCGATTAAAGTAGTCCAGGtatgtgtttcatgtttctgtttattgGTACACAGTAGTGCTTCTGACAGCGCGTGCTGGCCAACACGCACACTCAGTTGTGCGTGTTGGCCAGCACGCGCAGGTGAGTGCGCGTGCTGGCCAACACAAGTGGGGGTCTGCATGTGCAGAAGTATCGGCAACATGTGCAATGCAACCCGTTTTATAGACGGATcccagtggtggaatgtaactacttgagtatttccatatATTCCACTTTGTACCTCTACTCATCATTTCCTCCagaaacatttcatattttacatttggtaCTTGTTTGGCTTGTAACCCTAATACAACAATATCAATGGTGGCATGTTATGTTTCATGTCATAAgaatcaaataaacaatacaaatacaaaacaacttTATGGTGCTTAATTTTCCCATGTTTTCCCATTTTAGAACACAAATCatttctcaaccttttttcgtACATAAGGTTAAAACTAGCTGCAGCTCAACAAGCTAAAACAAAGGCTTATTCATTGATTGAACGTTAATAATAACAGAATCATAATATCTCAGTCACACGggccatttttcttttacttttgatactatTACAAATGCAGGATTTCTAATTGTCAAAGtattttcacattattattattattacaatacagagtaaaggatctgaatacttcttggCTGATCATCATTCTCAGCTTTTTATGTCAAgtcttaatctgcaaagtaactatcAGATAAATGGAGTGGTATAAAATGTGTCgtaattattttgttgttggttttaaatactaaatactgcaATGAGCACATTACTTGTTCAACCTGCATGGCTACTGAACTCTCCGATGTATATAACACCTGTTATATTCCTGCAGTGTGTCGTGGTCTTCCACGAGTCACCACACGTGTTGGCCGTCCCACATCGAAGCGTCGGGTGGCCTCTTACCGGCCACGAGCCCCCGTCTCCCCGTCACAGCTGTGAACAGACGCCCTTTCTGAGCAGCTCAGTAAAAAGGAGGAACGTATGCTGTCAAACGAGTTGGTCCGCCTGCCAACAGAGAGGAGCGGCAGGGTGAACATCCAAACTCAAGCCCCCCTCCTGGTCGCTGGTCTGTTTACATCACCAGAGGGTATCGGGTGTCTGAAGAGGAGCTGGTTCCCTGAAAGGCCTGTTTTCACTCAACACAGGACCGGAAGTCCCCACTGTACTTTACTCAGAGAAGAAGGACAAAACTAATTCAgattagttgttttttattgtgtgttctGGAaatactggggggggggggtacttcattacaaatatataactCCTCTATGGCTATGTGCAATGGTGGTCTATAGAAACCCTGACCTGATTATGGGAACCAGCCCAATGCACTCGGACATCTTTTCATCATAGAGTTTAGTGCATTTATAGCTTATTAATAGTTGTGGACAGTTCCTTTACACGTACAGTAGTTCTGCCGTTCACAGTAACGACAAACATGTTCAAgaaagagcaacaacaacaagcataCCAGTGTGCCCTGTTCGCTGTGTTTAATGCCCGTATGTGCAACTTCGAGTCTGCTTGTCCTCCGTCTCAAAAAAATGTTGTCGCTcttgttttccttgttttcaGTCTGCATGAAACCGGACGGCATGTGTCCCAGTGCAGAGCTCCTTCACCAAGACCACAAGGAGACCACAAAAGACCACGACGCGTTGCTCTGTGACACCTCTTCAGCCCGTCCTGTCCCCCTTTACGGGTTCTAGTCAGGGGGGCCGTGTGCCGTTTGGTTCCCTCCGTTATCCGGCTTCCGAAAATTGCTCAAATTCGGTATGATCACGAAGGCCAAGATCCCCACCAGCACGAGCGCCAcagtgatggtgatgatggacGCCACCACGATGTAGTAGCACTGATCCGAGCGGAACAGCCTGCGCAGGCGACCTCTGACCCGGCTTGGCGGCCTGCCGACGTCCACCACAGTGGTCGGGGCTATTCCCTGCTCCAGTGCATCCAGGTGGAGGTCACCCCCTGCTGCCACCGGACCATGCAGACTCTTCGTAGGCAGGGTGAGGAAGTTAGACTTGGTGCGGCTGCTGGGAGGGTTCTTCAGGAGCAGTTTGCCCTTGCTGCGCTTGAATCGGATGGACAGCGCCGTCTGCATGTCTGCTGGGAGCTTGCCTATGATGTCCTCATTGTTGCCCAGGCGGGGCAGGTCCCGGCCGTGGGGGAGCTCGGTCAGCTCGCGGCACACCGGGCAGCACAGCGTCTTGAGCTCGGGGGAGGTCACGTTGATGCGAGCGAGGCACTCCAGGCAGAAGGTGTGCCCGCACGCCAGCAGCTTGGGGGTCCTGAAGATGTTATCGTACGAGCAGAAGCACACAGCGCACTCCGTGTCCTCCACGTCATCTTCGGGGGGCTTCACCTTCCTCCGGGcgctctctccccgtctcctgtCTCGTCCCCGggcctcctcactcctcccccGCTGCCTCCGGTCTGCCTGGTGCCGGTCTCGttctctcctcctgcccctTTCCGTGTTCTCCGAGTTGCTGCTCCTCGATCTCCTCACTTGTGTGGGCTTCTccttcctcatgtcctccttgCTGTTCTTCTCTTTCTGGCCGAGCTTGGGTTTGACGTTGGGGGTCTGCCTGGTTCCCTCCCGGTCACCGCTCATGTTGGTGGGATGATGTTCGAGGCTAGAGCGCCGACTGGAATCCGATTCACAGATTCCGACCAGGAGCTGTGGAAGAGTAAAGCTGGTTTACATTTACTGGCTCACAGAAATGCAGCGGAGCAGGAAACAGACACGAGGAATGTACCTGCGCCGTATCACGATGATGAAGCAATAATGCCATATCTCTTGCTATCTAACATCTCTATTGTATCAAAATGCTATCTgctgatttcatttcatttattcaacATGCACGTGGTGATTGTGCCTTGATAATGTGTCgctgtatttgttttacagGCTTTCCTGCACAGAAATCATCAGCAAACATAAGTGAGGAGGGATCTTTCACACTGGTGTGTCAAACAGCTTCACTGTTGAAGGATGTACCATCAATCTCACAAAGTTAACTCAAAGCGTTTTGCACATTTTAGCAGCTGATTTACTTCCAACTTGTAGAAAATGCATTTCAGGGCTTTGAAATAAGTTTGCCGGCCAAGGAAAACAGGAAAGTAAATAATTAGACCcaacttttacacacacacacacacacacacacacactgacctcctGAGGTTGGTGAATATCGGAACACGTCGTCAAGAGATGATCTCACAGGCACAAGAATCCTTTTGTGTACCGGTCCAGTCGAAATATGCATCAAACTTCATAACTGACTGAAGTCGTCACTCGCTGCAGTGCTGCTCTGCTCCTTGTGGATCTGTTTTTCTAGATGTAGGAGCACTGCCTCCTCTGAACACtcccctttcctcttctctgGTCAGACCAGTTGGACCTGTTGAGCTGAGCCAGGttcatttgtttaattgtttttgtctaTGTGTTTCATTTGagtgtccacacacacatcagaatcACACGAGTATGAAAGTATTGCTGCATTTTCTTATTGGTCATTGATATTTGAGAATCAAACTCATATAGTTGTTTAATGTGCATTTGATATCAGACATGGTGTTAGTGGAGGGTCACATGGTAGAGAAGCACTAAAGAGTTTGTGAGATATGAATCAAGAACAGCAGAAGGAAATGTTGGGGAAATTCCACCGTCACTGCACAGAAAGACCGTCCGGTTCTCTCCAGTGAGCACGGATCAGCACCTCGTACCGGCATCCTGTTGACTGACTGGGATTGTGTGTTGGGGAGTTTTGTAAAACTTGTTGCACAACTTAACCAGCATGATAATAGGCCATGTGTGTAGTGGATAGGCAGTAACAACTAATGTGTTGACAAGTGGTTGTAAAACTTTATTggtgtagaaaaaaaataaaaaaataaacaagataaGGAGCCTCACGAGAATAAACCTGTTTGGAAATCAGTCTTTTCAGCTTTGAGAAGGCTTCTCAGCAATTTGCACATTTAACAATGTGCCGGTTTCACCATTTGACAAAAGTCAACAAAGAGTCTGGTGGCCGCTGAAAAGCTGCTGGAAAACAAAGCTCCAGTCTCGCTGGTTAATGAGCTGTAGGACCCACCCAGAGTCAGTGCTGCTGCAGGAAACTCAGATCCAAGTGCATGAATGTTTCCTTGATGTGGcccagcagacacagacagttTATGATTAACCCAGTGACCCACTTCTCACTGGCCCCGGTCCCTCCAGGTGTCCGTGTTCAGGCTACTTTGTGGTCCGAGAAGCCATCTCAAACTGCAACTGAAGACCACACTTTCCttctttattacatttcttttttgccCGTTCCACCATCCGGCCCCTGAAGCCCGGCCCTCTCTAGCCCAGCTCCTCTTTTGCTTTTCCCTGCTTGCGGGGCATCTtcttgctgctgctgtcctccaGCTCTTTGCTCTTGTAGTAGTGAGGCGCCACTTCGAGCAGCCAGCCGCTGTCGATCTCAATCACCTGCGTGCAGGGTGTGGATATATGAAAGAGGCAGTTAATGTTGTCCAGGAACACTTGCTCTTTAGTGTGCCGAGTCATTCCCACAAGACATTATACCGTGAAATGATGACATCAATGAAAGGTGTCACCATGTTATTTACACTTTGTGCGTTTCATGAAAGTCCACTTTAGCGGACAAGCTTCCAACAAGCAGACAACTACTGCCCTTCATCTCCGAACTCCGTAATTATGTGTAGTAAAccgtttgacctctgacctgtctcATGAACTCCTTGGTGGTGAAGACCAGCTCGTGGTAGATGAGCCAGCGCGGCTGCTCCTCAAACAGGCAGCTGTTGGGGTGGACGTAGACCGTCTGCTGGTGCTTCACCGTCTTGTAGCCGCCTTTGCTCAGCCGCGCCGTGTGATAGAAATATCCTGCCGTCACCGCCTGGGAGAGAGAGGTTTAATAACATCGGTCCTGTAACAATCAAAGAGGAACTGCACCGAGGGAAACGTGCTGGGACTTTGATTATTATTGTCGCTGTCCTGTGAAAAACAGCTCACTCAGCTTTATGACCAGTCCAAACACAatcattcaatttaaaaaaacactgaatttgGAGAAACGTGGTCTTCATTGGACAGCAACAATAGTATTTTACTGTTCTCAATCAGTGCTTTCATTGAGCTGGTAATTTAATGCTGCATCGCATTACTCAAAAATAGTTTAGTAAAATTATTCtaattcacctttttaaaaaaatttttacTCTGGATGTTAGAGGCAtagtgtttaattaataataacaaaataagttCCAGGATGGCTTTTGCCCATTTGGCTGCAGGTCATTTGAGTGTGATGGAAAACAAGGCGTAACCCAACTAAAGAAACAAACGCCCTTTCTTATCTCAGGTGGTGTAGGGGTGCGTTCTCAACACATAGACCCTGATATGAGAAGGCTATAGATCTCGCTATCTTGAAACAAAGCATCCACTCGCTGTATCTGAGGGTGACCTTTCACCTCTCTATGGAGACATACAGGATTAACTTGAAGGTACAACAGGATATTCTAAAATGTGATCATGCTGACAGCAGCTTGTGGTCTTACGTGAGGTATTAGTCCGCTCCCCCCAAACACCTGTCACTCATCTTAAGTTGAGAGGTGGAGTCAACAACCAAACCGAAGCAAATATTGACATGCGGTGTTTGAGGCACCGTCGGTCTTGGAGACAACTACTACCTTTCATGGCGAACTCTTCAGGGCTTTTATATCCGCTTTCCTCTGCCTGCATCTGCGTAACATCCAGTCCAACTAGCGGCCATGTTCACAAAGACTAAGTATAGCATATCCTCTTTATGAAAACCAGGAATCAATGTTGAGGTTCCATACTTGTGTCAGGGAAGTGTGGAACAATTCAGTATTACTGACCTTGCGAATGGGCAAGCTGTCTCCCTGGGAgctcaccacctccacctcaatTCGATCCATCAGACCCTCCAGCTGGTCCCTGACATCCCGGGCTCTTCTCATGGAGCGGAACTGGATGAAGTTCTCGTAGCACCACTGTGTGGAGTAATCGCTCTCCAGCCACTACAGGAGGAAGACACCGAGACCGGTTGATAGCACAACACTAAAACAACCGGGCTTTATAATGTATAAAGCAGAAAAACATGGTTCTGCATATTTGTTCTGTCTTTTCTATAATCTCTTTCAGCCATGCTAATGATGGTAGGTCAATCACAAGACTGAAATATCTACTATTGGCTGGATTGAGGATGAACCCTGATGACGTTGTTGATC encodes:
- the mgat1a gene encoding alpha-1,3-mannosyl-glycoprotein 2-beta-N-acetylglucosaminyltransferase a — protein: MTPVLHRVAAIFALIDSVLCHSVSNFTVSQQDPVLLLHPPPLPSFCAMLRKRGSLILCGTFLFITWNAILVLMLWGRPPPGQLGEPGREQREVAERPTNDVVADVLRMADTFEAELELQKNILLQIKNQQSLWEPSNRNGPKAVVAGQPVIPILVIACNRVTVRRCLDKLLELRPSAERFPIVVSQDCGHGETAEVIRSYGNQVIHLKQPDLSDVAVRPEHKKFQGYYKISRHYRWALNQVFKTLSHSSAVIVEDDLEVAPDFFEYFQALLPLLKSDPSLWCVSAWNDNGRGGYVDPAKANLLYRTDFFPGLGWMLLRELWEELEPKWPPSFWDDWMRQPEQRRNRACIRPEVSRTLTFGRKGVSLGQFYDKYLRYITLNNEFVPFTKLDLSYLKEETYRGHFEKEVYSAPVVTYEDVKQGQLKGTGPFRLEYSRKDSFKVLAKNLGVMDDLKSGVPRTGYRGVVSFISRGRRIYLAPPPGWTQYDPTWS
- the rnf183 gene encoding E3 ubiquitin-protein ligase RNF183 produces the protein MSGDREGTRQTPNVKPKLGQKEKNSKEDMRKEKPTQVRRSRSSNSENTERGRRRERDRHQADRRQRGRSEEARGRDRRRGESARRKVKPPEDDVEDTECAVCFCSYDNIFRTPKLLACGHTFCLECLARINVTSPELKTLCCPVCRELTELPHGRDLPRLGNNEDIIGKLPADMQTALSIRFKRSKGKLLLKNPPSSRTKSNFLTLPTKSLHGPVAAGGDLHLDALEQGIAPTTVVDVGRPPSRVRGRLRRLFRSDQCYYIVVASIITITVALVLVGILAFVIIPNLSNFRKPDNGGNQTAHGPPD